The genomic segment GGAGCGCAGCGCGTCGGCGACGAAGTTCTCGCTCCGGCCCACGAAGTCGACGGCGAAGGTCCGGACGGTCTCGCCGCTCGCGGCGAGCCGGCGGGCCGCGAGGGAGGTGATCGCCGAGGAGTCGAGGCCGCCCGAGAGCAGGACGCAGCGGGGTACGTCGGAGACGAGCTGGCGCTCCACGATGTCGTCGAGCAGGGAGCGCACGGTGGCGATCGTGGTCTCCCGGTCGTCCGTGTGGGGACGGGTCTCCAGCCGCCAGTAGACGCGTCGGCGCAGTCCGTCGCGGTCGACGGTGACGACGGTGCCGGGCTCGACCTCGTACATCCCGTCCCACACGGCGTGACCCGGCGTCTTGATGAGGACCAGCATCTCCCGCAGTCCGTCCAGGGTGACCCGGGGCCGGACCAGCGGGTTGGCGAGGAGGGCCTTGGGCTCGGACCCGAAGATCACCCCGTCGAGGGTCGGGCTGTAGTAGAGGGGCTTGACGCCCATCCGGTCGCGGATCAGTACGAGCCTGCCGTGGCGGCCGTCCCAGATGGCGAAGGCGTACATGCCGTTGAGCCGGTCGGTGAGCGCCTCGCCCCACTCCAGATAGCCGCGCAGCACCACCTCGGTGTCGGACTCGGTGGTGAAGCGGTGACCCCGGGCCAGAAGTTCGCCGCGCAGTTCGGTGTAGTTGTACGTCTCACCCGAATAGACGAGCGCGACCGTGCCCTCGGCCGTCTCCACCGTCATCGGCTGCCGTCCGCCCGGCAGGTCGATGATCGCGAGCCTGCGGTGTCCGAGCGCGGCCGGCCCTTCGGCCCAGACGCCCCGGTCGTCGGGGCCGCGGCACGCCATCGTCCCGGTCATCGCCTCCAGCGTGGCGGCCGCCGCGTCCGTTCGCAGGTCCCGGTCGAAGGAGACCCACCCGGTGATTCCACACATACGCTTCCTCTCCCGAACCAGATGCACAGTGCAGCTAAGTTACGAGGATGAGTCGGCCGATCGCGTACGGTCAACACGGGCCCGGGCGTGTCAACCGGTGCGCCCCGGCCACACTTGACCGCCCCTGGCCCCGCCCGTCCGGCACGGCGGGCCCGGCGGTCCCGGGCCGGACAAGGGCGGCGCGCGCGACGGCCGGGCTCGGGACGCGGATAATCGGCCATCGGCAAAATCGTGGGCAAATCCTTCCGGGCGGGGTCCCTTTCGATCGGGGTTGCTTCCGGGCGGGAGTCCTTCCGGCCCGGGTCCTCCGACCCCTGGTCCCTTCCGGGTGCGCCCGGCCGCCGCGCGCGGGTGTCAGCCGACCGCCCGCGCCGCCGCCCGGCCCGCCGCCCGGCCGGAGAAGAGGCAGCCGCCCAGGAAGGTCCCTTCGAGCGAGCGGTAGCCGTGCACGCCCCCGCCCCCGAACCCGGACGCCTCCCCCGCCGCGTACACGCCCGGCAGCGGGTCGCCGTCCGCGGTGAGCACCCGGGACGTCAGGTCGGTCTCCAGACCACCGAGCGACTTCCGGGTGAGGATGTTCAGCCGCACGGCGATCAGCGGACCCGCCGCCGGATCGAGGATGCGGTGCGGGGCGGCGGTCCGGATCAGCCGGTCACCCAGATACGAGCGGGCGCCGCGCAGGGCGGTGATCTGGAGGTCCTTGGTGAACGGGTTGTCGATCTCGCGGTCGCGTGCGGTGATCTCACGGCGCAGCCCGTCCTCGTCGATCAGCGGTTCACCGGTCAGCGCGTT from the Streptomyces sp. AM 4-1-1 genome contains:
- the asnB gene encoding asparagine synthase (glutamine-hydrolyzing) — translated: MCGITGWVSFDRDLRTDAAAATLEAMTGTMACRGPDDRGVWAEGPAALGHRRLAIIDLPGGRQPMTVETAEGTVALVYSGETYNYTELRGELLARGHRFTTESDTEVVLRGYLEWGEALTDRLNGMYAFAIWDGRHGRLVLIRDRMGVKPLYYSPTLDGVIFGSEPKALLANPLVRPRVTLDGLREMLVLIKTPGHAVWDGMYEVEPGTVVTVDRDGLRRRVYWRLETRPHTDDRETTIATVRSLLDDIVERQLVSDVPRCVLLSGGLDSSAITSLAARRLAASGETVRTFAVDFVGRSENFVADALRSTPDTPFVHDVAKLAGTEHRDIVLDPRTLADPEVRAKVIRARDIPAGLGDMDASLYLLFRAIREHSTVALSGESADEIFGGYLQFFDEEARQGGTFPWLVRQRDYFGDDAEVLRDDVREALDLDTYVRDGYAEAVAAVRRLDGESDFEYRMRTICHLHLTRFVRVLLDRKDRASMAVGLEVRVPFCDHRLVEYVYNTPWAMKSFDGREKSLLREATADVLPRSVYERTKSPYPSTQDPDYAVALQEQVRDLLALPSHRVFDLVDRARLERAAARDTPQITSASRRSLERTLDLALWLDMYDPELVLE